The following coding sequences lie in one Rissa tridactyla isolate bRisTri1 chromosome Z, bRisTri1.patW.cur.20221130, whole genome shotgun sequence genomic window:
- the MCIDAS gene encoding multicilin, whose product MPPPLDCANFDFSLGEEVAFGPGPCAPQLESSVVAQVPPQRPPSPEPCWRGLADQHQKALGDALEANSQLQETLTQRQEELATLRESNVQLKELASQARQLAAVLDVLMLPQCADREVLPPPPPPPLHPLPPLPAAAAPAGTWVGVGRAEPREEAAGVDAMLREVSEKCRAALRSLGGGSPGGDSPGGDSPTAKRPRPAPLLHGAFRGLRTGRAGGEGLEGGGSLRAALGEAGSIRTLAFPQGNAFTLRTAAGGYRFRWVPR is encoded by the exons ATGCCACCGCCACTGGACTGCGCCAACTTTGATTTCTCACTTGGCGAGGAGGTGGCCTTTGGCCCTGGCCCCTGCGCCCCGCAGCTGGAGAGCAGTGTGGTGGCGCAGGTGCCCCCGCAGCGCCCGCCTTCCCCCGAGCCGTGCTGGAGGGGCCTGGCGGACCAGCACCAGAAAGCACTGGGAGATGCCCTGGAGGCAAACAGCCAG CTGCAGGAGACCCTCACGCAGAGGCAGGAAGAACTGGCGACGCTGCGGGAGAGCAACgtgcagctgaaggagctggcgagCCAGGCCAGGCAGCTGGCTGCCGTTCTTGAC gtgctgATGCTCCCGCAGTGCGCTGACAGGGaggtccttcctcctcctcctcctcctcctcttcatcctctaCCTCCtcttcccgccgccgccgcgccggccgggACGTGGGTCGGTGTCGGGCGGGCGGAGccgcgggaggaggcggcgggcgtGGACGCCATGCTGCGGGAGGTGTCGGAGAAGTGCCGCGCCGCCCTGCGCAGCCTCGGGGGGGGCAGCCCAGGGGGGGACAGCCCGGGGGGGGACAGCCCCACGGCCAAGCGCCCGCGGCCGGCCCCGCTCCTGCACGGCGCCTTCCGCGGGCTGCGCactgggcgggcgggcggcgaggggctggaggggggcgGCAGCCTGCGGGCGGCCCTGGGGGAGGCGGGCAGCATCCGCACCCTGGCCTTCCCGCAGGGAAACGCCTTCACCCTCCGCACCGCCGCCGGCGGGTACCGGTTCCGCTGGGTGCCGCGCTGA
- the CCNO gene encoding cyclin-O, with amino-acid sequence MLGAGESFCFSSGKNFSWRGLGSDTMVLGHFCAGPGSGDAPLEATAALPYRRKVLGKSQIFANGVLFFLSRLRILFWRRRSRRCPGARGGGGRPWVWRRPPAQIAAAGAGQPESVADPLPIMVTTTTAAAGGCPGGSLLRWGPGGSPGRCPRRPVWRRRRRRRPEAAAAAPAAPAIWGSPQDLQAFREYGESWYRSCKGLESRFQPQEPLARQPQVTAEARCKLVSWLIPVHRHFDISFEALCLAVNTLDRFLATTPVAADCFQLLGVTTLLIACKQVEVHPPSVQELLALCCGAFTREQLHNLERVVLNRLCFELSAPTISFFLEHFNQVRLQELGADAVEAADARSLAGGMAELSLADYAFIEYTPSLLAAGSLGLADRLLGHRRPLDLRVSGYSEGRLQDCMDHLQVLVSLNEQSLPLLLPPCLAQKCPWLWGGH; translated from the exons ATGCTGGGAGCTGGAGAGTCATTTTGTTTTAGTAGTGGCAAAAACTTCAGCTGGCGGGGTTTGGGCTCTGACACGATGGTTTTGGGGCACTTCTGTGCCGGTCCTGGGAGTGGGGATGCTCCTCTGGAGGCCACAGCCGCCTTACCCTACCGCCGGAAAGTGTTGGGGAAGAGCCAGATTTTTGCTaatggggttcttttttttttgtcccggTTGCGGATTTTGTTTTGGAGACGACGCTCCCGGCGGTGCCCCGGTGcccgggggggaggcgggcggccaTGGGTGTGGCGCCGCCCACCCGCTCAAATAgcagcggccggggccgggcagccggAGTCGGTGGCGGACCCACTTCCCATCATGGTGACGAcgacgacggcggcggcgggcggctgtCCCGGCGGGAGCCTGCTGAGGTGGGGACCCGGCGGCTCCCCCGGCCGCTGTCCGCGGCGACCGgtatggcggcggcggcggcggcggcgaccggaggcagcggcggcagcgccAGCAGCGCCAGCGATATGGGGGAGCCCGCAGGATCTGCAGGCCTTCCGCGAGTACGGGGAGAGCTGGTACCGCTCCTGTAAGGGGCTGGAGAGCCGCTTCCAGCCGCAGGAGCCGCTCGCCCGGCAGCCGCAG GTGACGGCGGAGGCGCGCTGCAAGCTGGTCAGCTGGCTCATCCCCGTCCACCGGCACTTCGACATCTCCTTCGAGGCGCTCTGCCTGGCCGTCAACACCCTCGACCGCTTCCTCGCCACCACCCCCGTGGCCGCCGACTGCTTCCAGCTCCTGGGCGTGACGACGCTGCTCATCGCCTGCAAGCAG GTGGAGGTGCACCCCCCCAGCGTGCAGGAGCTCCTCGCCCTCTGCTGCGGCGCCTTCACCCGCGAGCAGCTCCACAACCTGGAGCGCGTCGTCCTGAACCGCCTGTGCTTCGAACTGTCCGCACCCACCATCAGCTTCTTCCTGGAGCACTTCAACCAGGtgcggctgcaggagctgggggccgACGCGGTGGAGGCGGCGGACGCCCGCAGCCTGGCCGGGGGGATGGCCGAGCTCAGCCTGGCCGACTACGCCTTCATCGAATACACCCCCTCCCTGCTGGCCGCCGGCAGCCTCGGGCTGGCGGACCGGCTGCTGGGCCACCGCAGGCCCCTGGACCTGCGGGTCAGCGGCTACTCGGAGGGGCGCCTGCAGGATTGTATGGACCACCTGCAGGTCCTGGTGTCCCTGAACGAGCAGTCCCTgccgctcctcctgcccccgTGCTTGGCACAAAAGTGCCCCTGGCTGTGGGGCGGCCACTGA